The sequence below is a genomic window from Bosea sp. F3-2.
ATGTCGTTCGGGCTCCGTTCCAGCCGGCTCCCGATGACACCGGCAACGCGCTGCGCCTCCTGCGCGGCTTCGGCGACCTCCAGCCCGAAGAAGCGCGAAGTCTCGCCCAGCCAATGCGCGACATTGTCCTCGAACGCATTGGAGATCAGCTTCGCCGCGACAAAGGCCGATGCCAGCATCGCCGGCACGATGACCAGCAGGAAGCCGATCACCAGCCTGAGCCTGAGCGTGGTCATCCGTGTAGGCACGACAAGCCCCGGAACGCCGTTCGGCCCCCTCCCCGTTCTGCCTTTCGTGATCTCGCGGCCGTCACGGCTGCCTCGTCCAGGTATCGTCGTCGCAGATCAGGCCGCCGAGGACGCAGCCGCGCACCACCAGTGAACTCGGCGCCGCCAGCTCCAGCGTCGTGCGGTAAGTCTTGCCATCGGCGGGATTATAGCCGCTGCCTGCCAACTTCCCATTCTCGCCCGGAGCAAAGCCGCTCAGAACCTGGATGCCGAGGAGCGAGCGAGCGCGCAGCTTCGCGTCAGGATTGAATTGGTCGAATCGCGGCTCCTTCAGCCAGACGATCCGACCGCACAGCGCGGCGCCGCAGCGGGCGATCGCGATCTCCGACTCCCCGTCGGAATCGCGCCAGCGGCCGACGACATCCGCCATCGAGTCGGCGCTGGCCGGCAGAGCCCCCATGAGCGCGGCGGCGACGAGCGCGATCCCCAAGCTACGGCTGCTCATTCTCATTCTCCCCGCCGAGCAGGACCACTCCGGCGATGATCAAGGCAATGCCAACGGCGCGCAGCAGATCGATCCGTTCGCCGAAGGCCGCCCAGGCGAACAAAGGCACGGTGATATAGACCAATCCGGTCATCGGAAAGGCACGGCTGAGCGGCATGTCGCGCAGGATCGCCATCCAGACCACGAAGGTTCCGAGATAGCCGACGACGGCAAGCCAGACGCCGGGAAGCTCCATGGACCGCGTCAGCATCGCAAGGCCGAAATCCGTGTCGCCGAGCCCGTCGGCTCCCCATTTGAAGGCGAGCTGCGTTCCCGTGTCGAGCCCGATGAAGGCCAGCCAGATTGCAAGCTGGCGCCAGCGCGAGGGCGCTTCGGCAGGTGTGAGGACACTCATGCGGCTTTCTTTCCGGCGTGTTCGGCAAGATCGGGATCGAAGCGGTCGAAGCCGAGCCAGGGGCTCAAGCGACGCAGCGCCCATTGCAGGGGCGCGCGGCGATGGCGGACATGGATGGCGGAGGGAACGAGCCGGCTGCCGAAACGCAGCTTGGATGCGTAGGCAGTCTGGCCACTCTGGAACAGGCGAATGCCGCGTTCGAGACAGAAGCGCACATTCGCCATCCAGCTCACGACATAGAGATTGTGCTCGCGTGCGAGCGGGTAGCGCATCCCGAGGAACTTATCGATGACGCGTTCGGTCTCGACCAGCAGCAGGTTGAACGCCGCAAGCTCGCCTCCGATCCAGTAGAGCGCGAAAACGGCCCGCTCGCCCAGGGCCTGCGAGATCCCGGCGAAATAGCCAGGCGGCAGGAGTTCGAGCTCGCCATAGTCCAGGCCGCTCTGCGCGCGCGTGGATTCGTAGAGGGCGTCGATCTCCTGCTCGAGCCCGGCGATGTCGGTGCGGAACTCGATCCGGACATCGCCTGCCTTGGCGAGCTTGCGCCTGATGTCCTTGCGCGTCGCCGCAGACAGCGATGCCAGATAGGTGGCTTCGTCCCGGAAAGGCAGGTCGAGCACGGCGACCGGCAGGCTGGCCAAGCGCGCGAAACCTGCCCGGGAGAGGAAGGCGCCGGCCTCCCGCTCCGGCTCCGGCGCCAGATCCTTCCAGACGACGAGATGCGCACCCTCAGTCGCGGCCTGCCGCTGCAGCGTTTCAGCCAGTTTCTGAAAGGTGTCAGCACGGCCGGCGGCATCCAGCCGTGGCGAAAAGCCGAGATGGCAGCGCTCGCCATAGGGAGAGCCGACGCAGAGAGCCTTGAGGACGACAAGTCCCGGCAGATGGCGGAACAGCGCATCCCCAAGCCCGCGCAACCGGCCTTGAAGGGGCGTATCGAGCCGGTAGTCCAGCCGGAAGAAGGGCGCGACCCCGACCACCTCACCTTGCGTCTCGACGACGATCGCCGCCATGCGCAGCCCGATTCCGGAAGAAGCTGCAGCCGCCTCGCAGGCGCTGTAATAGACGTGGCACTCCGCCTCGCCGGGCAGGCACGCATCCCAAGCCGCGGGATCGATTGCGGCCACGCTTCCAACGATCCGGGCGGCAGGCGCGCTCATTCCGCTGCGACGACGCGCAGCTCCGTCGCCCTCTCCCGGACTTCCGTCTTCGCGAGCCGTGCCGCAAGGGCCAGCGAGCGCTCGACGACGATGTCGCGCTGCTGGTCGATCGTCACGAGATGATAGCTGTCATCGAGAATCACGGCATCGACCAGGCCGCCGAGCCGACGCTGGATGTAGAACGCGTTCGACAGGCTGGCGATATCGTCCTCGCGCGCATGGACGAGCAATGCCGGGCAGGTGATTGCCGGCATCTCGCGTCGCGTCCGGTCGATCAGCGCCCACATCTCCCGGAGGGCACCTGACGGCGTGCCGAGCAGGCCGGCCTCGGAACTGTCGCCGCGCGTGATCGCGGTGGTGATCACGGCGCGCGTGCGCAGATCCTTGATGCCATAGGGCTCCCGCTCGACGAAGCTGTAGCGACGCCCGAAGGGCGTGTTGATCAGCCATTTCAGCAGGAAGGCGTAGCGCGGGATCGACCAGCCATCGTACCAGAGCGTCGGCGCGTAGAGAGCCAGGCCATCGACGGCATCGGGCCGCGCGGCGGCGACATGCATCGCCAGGACGGCGCCCATCGAAAGCCCACCGACAATGACGCGATCGCAGCTCAGGCGCATCCGGTCGAGCTCGTCCATGACGCTCCGGGCCCAATCGCGCCAGCCCGTGGCCAGCAGCTCGCTTTCCCCGGCACAATGACCGGCGAGCTGCGGGCAATGCACGGTGTGGCCGGCCTGAGCGAGCGCACGCGCCACCAGGCGCATCTCGATCGGGGTTCCGCTCAGACCGTGGATCAGAAGAAAGCCGGTCCGATCACCGGGATAGCGAAGGCTGAAATCGCGCGTCGTCACGTCTCGTTCCGTCAGACTGTTCGAGCGACGATGACCACGCCGCAGGTGATGAGGAAAGCACCGAGCCATTGCCGGGGACCGACGCGCTCGCCAAGCAGAACCGCGCTGGCGAAGGTGATGGCGAGGAAGTTGAGGCTGGCGATGGGAAAGGCGATCGAGAGCGGCACCTCGGCGAGGATCCGCAGCCAGATGAAGAACTCCGCCACATAGGTCAGCACGCCGGCCATCGCCCAGCCGGAGCGGCCAAGCGCGACGGTGAGCTCGCGCAGCCCCGCCCCCTGCGGCAACCGGTCGGCACCGAGCTTCAGGCAGAGCTGGCCGACGACGTCGCAGACAATCGACAGGATGAACCAGAGGACGATGGTCAAGGTCACGGCAACACCCGCGCAAAGCAGTCGATGAGTTCGGCATTCACCCGGGCATTGACGGCAAGCTCTTCCGGAGAAGGTCGCAGCGGCGGCGGGTGGTCGAAGAAGGCGAGCGTCGCGCGGAACGGATCGGAGAAGCGCGGCTCCGACCAGTCGCCGCAGACATCGATCCCGACGATGCGGCGCGCCTCCGCCAGGCGCTCGATCGCGGAAAGCAGGTGGGCGAGCGGCAGATCGCCCTGATCCCAGTTGGTCAGCGCCTCGCCCCGCCCGAGAACGTCCTTGTCGATGCTGAGCCAGATGGCCTTGGTCGGGATCGTGGCGACGAGGTCGTCGAGGAAATCAGCCCAATCCTCATCGGCCAGGTTGCGCCAATGCAGATGATTTCCTTCCTGCCGGAAACTCGCAGCGGTGCCGTACCGGCCCCAGACGCGGGAAGGCTCGTGCCGCCAAGGGTAGAGCGCGATCCGCTCCTCCGCGACCGCCCTGAGATTGGCGAACTGCCATTCCGGGCGCACGAGATCGCCGCTGCAGGGGCCGATGGTGATGACCTTGCGGACCTGGGGTAATTCCAGCGCCCGGTTGACCCAGGCGCCGCAATTGACCGTCGCCGGAAACCGCACCCAGTCGGGATGGTTGTCAAAATGGATAACCGTCACCGGCTCGGTGACTCTTCCGAGCAGCAGCGCCGCAAGGTGATGGAAGTCGCCGGAACCGTAGAAGTAGACCGGTGGTCCGCTCCCCTCCCTGTCCTCGGCGGCCAGCTGCGCGAGCAGGCTCGTGCGCGCTGCGTGGCTCGCCACGATGCGCAGGCGCGCGGCGAGATGCGCCGCGTCGATGCAGGAAGCTTCTCCCGCATCGATGCGGCGGCGCAGCGGCTCCTGGCGCGCGACGCTGCCATCGAGATCGATCACCTGCAGGCGCAAAAGCCGTCTCCGGTCGGTTCAGGCGCCAGCCACGCGGGCAAAGAGCTGATCCAGGAGGGCGATCGCCAGATCGATCTCTTCGTAGCTCATGGTCAGAGCCGGCGCGAGCGTGATGACGTTCTTGTAGTAGCCGCCGATATCGAGCACGAGGCCGTAGCGCCGGCCATCGACCACCAGATCAGCCTTCATGCCCTCGTCGCACATCAGATCGACGAGGCGCTTAGACGGCGTGTAGCTGTCATGCGGCTCGCAGATTTCGATGCGCAAGGCCATGCCGAGGCCGTCGACCTCGCCGACGATCTTGTGCCGGCGCTTCAGCTCCTGCAGCCCGTCGAGGAAATACGCGCCCTTGGCCATGACCATGGTCTCGTAGTCTTCCTCCTGCATCATCTTCATCGCCTCGAGCGCGACGGCGGTGCCGAGCGGGTTGGCGTTGAAGGTCGAATGCGTGGAGCCCGGCGGGAAGACGGTCGGGTTGATCAGCGCTTCCTTGGCCCAGATGCCGGAGAGCGGGTTCAGCCCGTTGGTGACGGCCTTGCCGAAGACGATCACATCGGGCTGGACGCCGAAATGCTCGATCGACCAGAGCTTGCCCGTCCGGTAGAAGCCCATCTGGATCTCGTCGACGACGAGCAGGATGTCGTGATCGTCGAGCACCTTCTTCAAGCCGGTGAAGAAGTTGGGGGGCGGAATGACGTAGCCGCCCGTGCCCTGAAGCGGCTCGACATAGAAGGCGGCATATTCGGCCTGGCCGACCTTGGGGTCCCAGACGCCGTTGTATTCGCTCTCGAAGAGCCGGGCGAACTGCTGCACGCAGTGCTCGCCATACTCTTCCTTGCTCATGCCCTTCGGCCCGCGGAAATGATAGGGGAACGGGATGAAGTGAGCGCGCTCGCCGAAATGGCCGAAGCGGCGGCGATAGCGGTAGGACGAGGTGATGGCGGAGGCGCCGAGCGTGCGGCCGTGATAGCCGCCCTCGAAGGCGAACATCAGGCTCTTGCCGTTCGAGGCGTTGCGCACGAGCTTGAGTGAATCCTCGACCGCCTGGGCACCGCCGACGTTGAAATGGACGCGCCCCTTGGCGCCGAACTTGCGCTGCGCATCCTTGGCGATCATCGCCGCAAGCTCGATCTTCTCGCGATGGAGATACTGGCTCGCGACCTGCGGCAGCGTGTCGATCTGGCGCTTCAGTGCATTGTTGAGGCGCGGATTGGCGTAGCCGAAATTGACGGCCGAGTACCACATCTGCAGGTCGAGGAAGCGGTTACCGACCGCATCGAGCATGAAGGAGCCTTCACAGCCCGAGAAGATCTTCGGGAACTGCGTGTAGTGGACGGTGTCACCATGCGAGCAGAATTCGGCCTCGAGCGCGAGCAGGCGGGCCTCCTCGGCGGCAACCGAGGCCAGGTTCACCGCAGCAGAAGCGGCTGCGGTGCGGCCGTGCTGGGGAAATCCGTCATCCATTGATCAAGTCCTTGATGTGATGGCTCGCTGCGGCCGGGACGACGCCAGTCAGCATGTCGTCCAGGATAGGGGCCGCTTCCGCGAGCCGGGAGAATGGGCGGTATTCCACCCCGGCCTGGTCGCAATGGGCGATCAGGCCGTTCTTGGCGAAGACGATGTCGGCGCGTTCGGCCAGGCAGAAATCGGACCGGCCGTCGCCGACCAGGATGGTGGCGGGCCGCCCCAAGCTGCGAGCCACGCTGCATTTGCAGGTACCGCTGATGCAGCTGCCGTCACGGGCCGCGTGCGGCGAGGTCAAGCGCCAGCGATCCGCTCCAACCGGTTCGAGGTGATTGGCGATGACCGGCAGCCCGGCGAGCCCGGCCCGGCGCAGCACGGCATGGATCGTACGGTCGAGCCCGTCCGAAACCACGGTCACCGGCACGCCGTGGCGCTGGCAGACCCTGACGAAGAAGGCAAATCCCCAGTCGATCGCGAAGCTCTCGACGAAGCTGTCGAAGACATCGGGCGCGGCGCGCAGCAGCGCGACCTGCCGCTCCATGCACTCCCGCGATCCGATTCGCCCCGCGACCCAGTCCTCCTCGATCGCTTCCCAACCCGGCTCGGCGAAGCGGGCCAGGACGCAGTCCGTCGTGTCCTTCTCTGAAATCGTTCCGTCGAAATCGACGATGGCCTGCCATTGCATCTGCGCGGAAGCTCCGTTTCGCGGGGATGCCGTTGGCAAAGGCCATGCCATCATTCAGCGCATTGATTTAATTTGATTTTCTTGCGAACAGACGCGTTGGACGGCCCTCAAAATTGAGGCCACCATCAAAATTTGGAGTATTCGCACATCCTCGCCGAAGACGTTCAGCGACGAAGAAGTGATACGCCAACTCCGCAGCGACCGTTTGGGAACTCCAGCCCTCATCCTGAGGAGCGCCCCCGCCATTGCGAGCGCAGCGAAGCAATCCAGGGGGACGTAGAGCTCTGCCGCCCCTGGATTGCTTCGTCGCTTCGCTCCTCGCAATGACGGCTCCTGCGATCCAACCCGATCGGAAAACGCTAGATGTCTCCTGAGCCTTCTGGAGCATCCTTCGAGACGCCATTCCTACCGGAATGGCTCCTCAGGATGAGGGCTCAGTGAATTCTCAAGCGGTCTCTCCGCTACCGACGGGCGCCCCAAAAACCCGCTCACTCCGCGCTCAGCGTTCGCCGCACGGCGTCGCGCCAGCCCCTGACCTTGCGCTCGCGCTGGCTCGCCGCCATGGCCGGCGAGAAGCGACGCTCCAGCCGCCACTGGTCGGCAAAGCGCTCGGGCTCGGGCAGCAGCCCGGCGTCGAGCCCGGCGAGATAGGCCGCGCCCAGCGCAGTGGTCTCCAGCACCGTCGGCCGGTCGACCGGCAGATCGAGGATGTCGGCGAGACGCTGCATCGTCCAGTCCGACGCGACCATGCCGCCATCGACCCTGAGCACCGAGCGACCACCCTGCCCGGCCTCCGGCCAGTCGGCATGCATCGCCTCGATCAGATCGAGCGTCTGGTAGCAGACGCTTTCCAGGGTAGCCCGCGCGAATTCGCGCGGCCCGGAGTTGCGGGTCAGCCCGAACATCGCCCCGCGCGCATGGGCGTCCCAGTGCGGCGCTCCCAGGCCCACGAAGGCCGGGACCAGATAAACGTCCTGCTCGGGATCGGCCGCCTCGGCCAGCGGGCCGGTATCGCTCGCCTTCTCGATGATGCCGAGCCCATCGCGCAGCCATTGCACGGCGGCGCCCGCAATGAAGATCGAGCCTTCGAGCGCGTAGGTCCGCTTGCCGCCGAGCTGATAGGCGACCGTGCTGAGCAGGCGATGCTTCGAGCGGACCGGCGTGTCGCCGGTGTTGAGCAGCGCGAAACAGCCGGTGCCGTAGGTCGACTTGACCATGCCCGGCGTGAAGCAGGCCTGGCCGATGGTCGCCGCCTGCTGGTCTCCGGCGATGCCGCGCACCGCGATCGGCTTTCCGAAGAGCTCCGGCACCGTATCGCCGAAATGCGTGGCGCAGTCGCGTACCTCCGGCAGAATAGCCGCCGGGATGTCGAAGAGACTGAGGAGTTCGGGGTCCCAGATGCCACGGCCGATGTCGAACAGCATGGTACGCGCCGCATTGGTGGCATCGGTCGCGTGTACCGCTCCGCCTGTCAGCCGCCAGAGCAGGAAGGAATCGATGGTGCCGAAGGCGAGTTCGCCCGCCTCCGCCCGCCTCCGCGCGCCCGGCACGTTGTCGAGCAGCCAGGCGATCTTGGTCGCCGAGAAATAGGGGTCGATGCGCAGGCCGGTGCGTTCGGCGACCCGTCCTTCATGGCCGGCGGCGGCGAGTTCGGCGCAGGCCTGTGCCGTGCGCCTGTCCTGCCACACGATGGCGCGGTGAATCGCCTTGCCTGTCCGCCGGTCCCAGATCAGCGTCGTCTCGCGCTGGTTGGTGATTCCGATCCCCGCGATGTCGCCAGCATTCAGCCCGGCCTTGGCAATCGCTGCGCGGGCCGTCGCCAGCACGCTCTCCCAGATGTCCTCAGGCTCGTGCTCGACCCAGCCTGATGCCGGGAAATGCTGCGGAAATTCCTGCTGGGCCGAGGAAATCACCGCGAGCGAGGCGTCGAACAGGATCGCCCGCGAGGAGGTCGTGCCCTGGTCGATGGCGAGGATGTGTCTGGCAGCCATGGCGAATCCCTTGCCCTTCATGCGTCTTGCCATTCAAGCGTCTTGGCCGACATGCCGGCCGGCGGACACTGGCCGATCAGCCGCTGCTCGCGCAAGACCGGCCGACGCCTCGGCAAGGTTCCTCTTGGCATGGGGCTTGCCCTGCAGTTACCTTGACGACGAAGCAACCGGCCGCGCGACGCTGCGGCCCCTGTCCAGCCCGGTGCTGGCAGGTCGAGGGATTGGAAACGGTGGCGGTCGAGGACCGGCAGCAACGGGACGCCGCGCATGTGGCGCCGCCGCATAGGCATACCACCGATCCGCCCCGGACCGGTGGCGTATCGGTTTCCGCTGCCTTCAAGAGCTACAACCCGGCCTTGGCCCATCAGCGGCCCACGACCTATGCGGCGCTGGATCTCGGCACCAACAACTGCCGGCTCCTGATTGCGCGCCCGGCGCAGCAGGGCTTTCGGGTGGTCGATGCGTTTTCCCGGATCGTCCGCCTCGGCGAAGGGCTCGCGGCCAGCAGCCGGCTGGCCGATGCGGCGATGGACCGGGCGGTCGAGGCGCTGAAGATCTGCCGCGGCAAGATGGCGAATCGCGGCGTCACCCGCGCCCGCCTCGTCACCACCGAAGCCTGCCGTGCGGCGACCAACGGACTGGATTTCATCCGCCGCGTCGCAGCCGAGGCCGAGCTCTCGCTCGAAATCATCGACCAGCGCACCGAGGCGGCGCTCGCCGTCTCCGGCTGCGCAGCGCTGACCGACCCGGCGGCGGAGAGCATCATCGTCTTCGACATCGGCGGCGGCTCGACCGAGATCGTCTGGCTCGGCGGGCGCAGCGAGGCGCGCGACCCGGCCGCCCGCATCCGCGAATGGGCCTCGCTGCCGATCGGCGTCGTCACCGTGGCGGAACGCTATGGCGGCGTCGAAGTCGGCCGCGAGCTCTTCGAGCAGATGGTGCAGGATTGCACGCAGGCGCTTGAACCTTTTGCAAAAAAGGCTGCTGCCGCCTGCGGTTCAAAGGGCTTCCATCTGCTCGGGACCTCCGGCACGGTGACGACCGTCGCCGGCATCCATCTCGACTTGCCCCGCTATGACCGCCGCGAGGTCGACGGGTTGTGGATGCACCAACACGATGTCGCCACCGTCATCGACCGCTTGATCGATATGGACTATGCCGCCCGGGCGGCCAATGCCTGCATCGGCCGCGAACGCGCGGATCTGGTGCTGGCCGGCTGCGCGATCTTCGAGGCGATCCATCGCGCCTTCCCGAGCGAGCGCGTCCGCATCGCCGATCGCGGACTGCGCGAGGGCATCCTGCTGCGCATGATGCACGAGGACCGCGCCTGGTGGCGGCGAAAATAGGTTCGAGACTATGAGCACCGGAAGTTCGGGTGGCAAAGGGGGCGGCAAGTCCAGCGCAGGCGCGCGCGACATGCGCGTCAAGGTGAAGAAGGCCGGCAAGCTCAAGCATTCCTCGCAGCTCTGGCTCGAGCGCCAGCTCAACGACCCCTATGTGAAGCGGGCCAAGGAACTGGGCTATCGCTCCCGCGCCGCCTTCAAGCTCGAGGAGATGGACGACCGCTACAAGTTCCTGAAACCCGGCCAGCGGCTGGTCGATCTCGGCTGCGCGCCGGGCGGCTGGTGCCAGATCGCCGCCAAGCGGATCGGGCTGGAGCAGGGCAAGGGCTACATCGTCGGCATCGATCTGCTCCCGGTCGATCCCATCCCCGGCGTCGACCTGATCCA
It includes:
- a CDS encoding DUF2147 domain-containing protein, producing MSSRSLGIALVAAALMGALPASADSMADVVGRWRDSDGESEIAIARCGAALCGRIVWLKEPRFDQFNPDAKLRARSLLGIQVLSGFAPGENGKLAGSGYNPADGKTYRTTLELAAPSSLVVRGCVLGGLICDDDTWTRQP
- a CDS encoding EamA family transporter; this translates as MSVLTPAEAPSRWRQLAIWLAFIGLDTGTQLAFKWGADGLGDTDFGLAMLTRSMELPGVWLAVVGYLGTFVVWMAILRDMPLSRAFPMTGLVYITVPLFAWAAFGERIDLLRAVGIALIIAGVVLLGGENENEQP
- a CDS encoding GNAT family N-acetyltransferase, translating into MAAIDPAAWDACLPGEAECHVYYSACEAAAASSGIGLRMAAIVVETQGEVVGVAPFFRLDYRLDTPLQGRLRGLGDALFRHLPGLVVLKALCVGSPYGERCHLGFSPRLDAAGRADTFQKLAETLQRQAATEGAHLVVWKDLAPEPEREAGAFLSRAGFARLASLPVAVLDLPFRDEATYLASLSAATRKDIRRKLAKAGDVRIEFRTDIAGLEQEIDALYESTRAQSGLDYGELELLPPGYFAGISQALGERAVFALYWIGGELAAFNLLLVETERVIDKFLGMRYPLAREHNLYVVSWMANVRFCLERGIRLFQSGQTAYASKLRFGSRLVPSAIHVRHRRAPLQWALRRLSPWLGFDRFDPDLAEHAGKKAA
- a CDS encoding alpha/beta fold hydrolase — its product is MTTRDFSLRYPGDRTGFLLIHGLSGTPIEMRLVARALAQAGHTVHCPQLAGHCAGESELLATGWRDWARSVMDELDRMRLSCDRVIVGGLSMGAVLAMHVAAARPDAVDGLALYAPTLWYDGWSIPRYAFLLKWLINTPFGRRYSFVEREPYGIKDLRTRAVITTAITRGDSSEAGLLGTPSGALREMWALIDRTRREMPAITCPALLVHAREDDIASLSNAFYIQRRLGGLVDAVILDDSYHLVTIDQQRDIVVERSLALAARLAKTEVRERATELRVVAAE
- a CDS encoding EamA family transporter, whose protein sequence is MTLTIVLWFILSIVCDVVGQLCLKLGADRLPQGAGLRELTVALGRSGWAMAGVLTYVAEFFIWLRILAEVPLSIAFPIASLNFLAITFASAVLLGERVGPRQWLGAFLITCGVVIVARTV
- a CDS encoding arginase, whose amino-acid sequence is MRLQVIDLDGSVARQEPLRRRIDAGEASCIDAAHLAARLRIVASHAARTSLLAQLAAEDREGSGPPVYFYGSGDFHHLAALLLGRVTEPVTVIHFDNHPDWVRFPATVNCGAWVNRALELPQVRKVITIGPCSGDLVRPEWQFANLRAVAEERIALYPWRHEPSRVWGRYGTAASFRQEGNHLHWRNLADEDWADFLDDLVATIPTKAIWLSIDKDVLGRGEALTNWDQGDLPLAHLLSAIERLAEARRIVGIDVCGDWSEPRFSDPFRATLAFFDHPPPLRPSPEELAVNARVNAELIDCFARVLP
- a CDS encoding aminotransferase class III-fold pyridoxal phosphate-dependent enzyme — protein: MDDGFPQHGRTAAASAAVNLASVAAEEARLLALEAEFCSHGDTVHYTQFPKIFSGCEGSFMLDAVGNRFLDLQMWYSAVNFGYANPRLNNALKRQIDTLPQVASQYLHREKIELAAMIAKDAQRKFGAKGRVHFNVGGAQAVEDSLKLVRNASNGKSLMFAFEGGYHGRTLGASAITSSYRYRRRFGHFGERAHFIPFPYHFRGPKGMSKEEYGEHCVQQFARLFESEYNGVWDPKVGQAEYAAFYVEPLQGTGGYVIPPPNFFTGLKKVLDDHDILLVVDEIQMGFYRTGKLWSIEHFGVQPDVIVFGKAVTNGLNPLSGIWAKEALINPTVFPPGSTHSTFNANPLGTAVALEAMKMMQEEDYETMVMAKGAYFLDGLQELKRRHKIVGEVDGLGMALRIEICEPHDSYTPSKRLVDLMCDEGMKADLVVDGRRYGLVLDIGGYYKNVITLAPALTMSYEEIDLAIALLDQLFARVAGA
- a CDS encoding MtnX-like HAD-IB family phosphatase, which codes for MQWQAIVDFDGTISEKDTTDCVLARFAEPGWEAIEEDWVAGRIGSRECMERQVALLRAAPDVFDSFVESFAIDWGFAFFVRVCQRHGVPVTVVSDGLDRTIHAVLRRAGLAGLPVIANHLEPVGADRWRLTSPHAARDGSCISGTCKCSVARSLGRPATILVGDGRSDFCLAERADIVFAKNGLIAHCDQAGVEYRPFSRLAEAAPILDDMLTGVVPAAASHHIKDLING
- the glpK gene encoding glycerol kinase GlpK — its product is MAARHILAIDQGTTSSRAILFDASLAVISSAQQEFPQHFPASGWVEHEPEDIWESVLATARAAIAKAGLNAGDIAGIGITNQRETTLIWDRRTGKAIHRAIVWQDRRTAQACAELAAAGHEGRVAERTGLRIDPYFSATKIAWLLDNVPGARRRAEAGELAFGTIDSFLLWRLTGGAVHATDATNAARTMLFDIGRGIWDPELLSLFDIPAAILPEVRDCATHFGDTVPELFGKPIAVRGIAGDQQAATIGQACFTPGMVKSTYGTGCFALLNTGDTPVRSKHRLLSTVAYQLGGKRTYALEGSIFIAGAAVQWLRDGLGIIEKASDTGPLAEAADPEQDVYLVPAFVGLGAPHWDAHARGAMFGLTRNSGPREFARATLESVCYQTLDLIEAMHADWPEAGQGGRSVLRVDGGMVASDWTMQRLADILDLPVDRPTVLETTALGAAYLAGLDAGLLPEPERFADQWRLERRFSPAMAASQRERKVRGWRDAVRRTLSAE
- a CDS encoding RlmE family RNA methyltransferase yields the protein MSTGSSGGKGGGKSSAGARDMRVKVKKAGKLKHSSQLWLERQLNDPYVKRAKELGYRSRAAFKLEEMDDRYKFLKPGQRLVDLGCAPGGWCQIAAKRIGLEQGKGYIVGIDLLPVDPIPGVDLIQLDFMAEEAPALLTERLGGRADGVMSDMAANTTGHKKTDHLKIIALAEAAVEFAHSVLAPGGFFLAKLFQGGDSADLLAGLKRDFTTVRNVKPAASRADSSELYVLATGYRRKAGPPEENAFGE